A stretch of Triticum aestivum cultivar Chinese Spring chromosome 1D, IWGSC CS RefSeq v2.1, whole genome shotgun sequence DNA encodes these proteins:
- the LOC123168004 gene encoding uncharacterized protein encodes MANANRWWAAANVVSQAFAQAVGIPEEVLRSINLAIAKLEARAGLLRAIRDGATLEEATAGYVEPGPAGVLPAALLEDARRGIKRRRSLHALARGLPLCAHALGRAPDAETSQRWESCNVAALTYARRAQMRLRNAASFYIAAMDAIDLASVLPFGAPLRVAWMGAAERLTRLAAREATMARDNMVMMGLAVAQQAWIAMAMMGPAPGALGGGINNQVHHQ; translated from the coding sequence ATGGCGAACGCGAATCGGTGGTGGGCGGCAGCGAATGTGGTGTCGCAAGCCTTCGCGCAAGCTGTCGGCATCCCGGAAGAAGTCCTCAGGTCGATCAACCTCGCCATCGCCAAGCTCGAGGCGCGAGCCGGGTTGCTGCGCGCGATCCGCGACGGCGCCACCCTCGAGGAGGCGACCGCAGGCTACGTCGAGCCGGGTCCCGCCGGGGTCCTCCCCGCCGCGCTCCTCGAGGACGCCCGGCGCGGCATCAAGCGCCGCCGCTCGCTCCACGCCTTGGCCCGCGGCCTCCCCCTCTGCGCCCATGCACTGGGCCGGGCACCCGACGCGGAGACGAGCCAGAGATGGGAGAGCTGCAACGTCGCCGCGCTCACCTACGCCCGCCGCGCGCAGATGAGGCTGCGCAACGCCGCGTCCTTCTACATAGCGGCCATGGACGCCATCGACTTGGCCTCGGTGCTTCCGTTCGGAGCCCCGCTCCGCGTCGCCTGGATGGGGGCGGCCGAGCGGCTCACGAGGCTTGCCGCCAGGGAGGCCACCATGGCGCGCGACAACATGGTCATGATGGGGCTAGCCGTTGCTCAGCAGGCCTGGATCGCCATGGCCATGATGGGGCCTGCGCCAGGCGCGCTCGGCGGAGGAATCAACAACCAAGTCCATCACCAGTAA